ACTGATTTTGAAAAGTAAAGGTTGATTGGGTATCATAATTAGCCATTACGTTTAATCGGGTACCTACCTTACCTTGTAAACTCATGCTAATACGTTGGTCAAAATCAAAAGTAAAATTACTTCTGTTTCTGGGAGAAAATGCTGGGTTATCTTGTTTAGTAAAACGCCCTCCTAAATCTACTTCTACAGATCCGGTGGGTTTGACATCGATTACGTTACTACCAAAAACCAGCTCGAAAAACTTAGAATTAACGTAATATTTAGGTAATAAATCACGTCTTTTTTCTTCTGGTGCTTTTCCGTCAACAGCTTTAATTTTATCGCGATAATACTCGCGCATAGAATCTTTAATCGCCAATTCATGATATTGTTCTGGCGTTAAAAAAAGTGGATAACGAATATTAAAATCTTCATGCTTGCTACTATAAATATACCGATCGGTAACCGGATCATATGTATAGGCATCTAAAATAGTACTAGGGTTTTTAAGCTCTATTTTACCAAAGCTTGCTCCGCGTATGCTATCTTGTTCTTGTTGTTGCGCAAATAAGGCACTGTTAAATAGTATTGTTAGTAGTACAACGGCTATTTTAAAATTGAATTTTGGTTGGTAGGTTTTCAATTCTTATAAATTTTTAAGCGCTTTTTTAATCAGAGTTTCAACACTTGCTTGCGGATCTTCTTTAATTATTTTGTCGATCACCTTTTCTGCAGTTTTACGTACAAAACCAAGTACCTCTAAAGCTTCTAACGCTTCATTACGATTGGTAGTACTTATAACTTCATTCTGCATTTCAATATTATAAATCTTACTAATTTTATCCTTCAAATCAATAATTACACGCTGCGCTGTTTTTAGCCCTACGCCTTTTGCCGATTGAATGGTAACATTATCGCCATTTGCAATAGCCTGAATAATGGTTGTTGGTGCAATGGACGATAACATGGTTCGTGCTGTACCAGGACCAATACCAGAAACCGAAATTAACAACTTAAAAAGTTCTCGTTCGGCTTTATCAAAAAAACCATATAAGGTATGCGCATCTTCTTTAATATGTAAAAAGGTAAACAACTTAATTTCTTCCTGATCGGGCAGGCTAGAATAAGTGTGCAACGAAATGCTAAGTAAATAACCAACACCATTAGTTTCTATAACTACTTCTGTTGGCGATTTTTCGGTTAACTTTCCTTTTATGT
This genomic window from Flavobacterium agricola contains:
- the ruvA gene encoding Holliday junction branch migration protein RuvA, with product MIAYIKGKLTEKSPTEVVIETNGVGYLLSISLHTYSSLPDQEEIKLFTFLHIKEDAHTLYGFFDKAERELFKLLISVSGIGPGTARTMLSSIAPTTIIQAIANGDNVTIQSAKGVGLKTAQRVIIDLKDKISKIYNIEMQNEVISTTNRNEALEALEVLGFVRKTAEKVIDKIIKEDPQASVETLIKKALKNL